Below is a window of Neofelis nebulosa isolate mNeoNeb1 chromosome 8, mNeoNeb1.pri, whole genome shotgun sequence DNA.
GGATCCCCAGATGTGAGTAGTGGGAGCTGAGAAGAGAGCCCGTGGGGAGGGCAGGTGCCCTCCCCGTTTTCCAAGCACCAGCAGGTTATATCCACTCTTAAGGGGCAGGAGAACGTGGAGATGGGCTCGCACAGCACACAGGCTCTGGGTGCAGAGGTGTGGGTTTGAATCCGGACGCCCCTGCTGACCAGATGCATGACTTTGGGTTTCTTACCTGCAGCAAGAATCCACCGGAGGAGTGGCCAAGGAACCTGAGCATTTGCCTGCCCGCAGGGGATACTCACTACCTGgccatttccttccccaaaagtcagggtgtgggggtggggagaaatggaggaagggaggctTTCATACTCAAAGCTATTGTTCCAGATCTATGTTTCCGGGGgcgttggtggggggggggttggttaaCCTGCTTGCACACCTCTTGTGATGGGGaactcccccccccaccgagGCAGCCCACCCCGCTTTAGATCATGGATCAAATTCATGCCTGTTTTCTGTAAGTTAAGATTCACTGGCACAGAGCCACGCCCGTTCTCCTGCAGGCTGTCTCTGGCTGCTGTCGCAGGACAGCGACAGAGCTGGGTAGTCGTGAACGAGACCGCTTGACCCGCAAAGCTAGAAAGAGTTCCTGTCTGTACCTTTGCGGAGAAAGTTGGCCGACCCCCTGCTTTAGCTGGGGGGGCTTGCGGAGGGGCTCCACTTTTACTGGGGTATCGATCTTCCCCCTCctctatcccccccccccttgcagactcagagtctgacttcggctgacaCCGTGGGCATGAGGGTGATGTGCCGCgaaggggagaggtggagggtgCTGATGACCCAGAAATTCAAGCCCTTTGAGAACCGTGAGTGAAGAATCtggaagcaggggcaggggcgggtaCTGGGGCCCACTGGGAacctccttccctgtctttccCTTGGGGGATCCTGCCTGTCCCAATCTCTCTCCACACCCGCGTGCGAGCTGTCACTGCCTGCTGCCCTCGGGATGCAGTCCCGATTCCTTGCCCTGCTATTCGAGGCTCAGGATCTGGCCCTGGTTTCCCAATCTAGGACTCCTCGTCTTGTGGCTTGTGTTCCTGCCACGACCAAAGTCCAGCTCTCCGAATTCAGCGTGCCCCTCCGTGCCTCTGAGCCCTTGCACGTGCGGGTGCCACAGCCCGCAAGGCTCTTCCCACCAGGAAAGCTCCCACTCACCCTTCAGGGCTCAGGGGAGAGTCACCTCTTCCAGGAGGCCTTCCCAGACTCTCCCAGCCCTTTGTGCCTCCTCCTTCAGGGTGTTTAGGTCCTGGGTCCTCACTGCCTCATCAGGGGACTGTTCCCCTCACTGGGCTGTGAGCTCCTGAGGGCGGAGTGTTTGTGGTCCCTCTGTCTTTACTCCAATTACTCAGCACCAGGCCTCATCTGGGCAGTGCTCTGGGaaggtttgttgaatgactggGTGTCCAACTCCAGCCGCAGACCATGGAGGGGCCACCTCTAAGAAACAGAGGGCGAGAGCTAGGcagctctctcttttttaatgtttatttttgagacagagagagagagcgcgcatgagtggggggcGGGTAGAGGGAGAGGGCGACCACGGAATCCCAGCACGTCTCGGTTTTATCACCTCAGCATCGTGTCCCAGCGTCCCCCAAGCccactctcccttcctgtctccctctgtccctctcttgcttccAGTTCGCCTGATGGCCCCCGACTCCCTCCAAGTCACCCACGTAGGGACCCACAGATGCAACATAACCTGGAAAGTTCGCCAGTCCTCCCACTACATTGAAAGATACCTGGAGTTTGAGGCCCGGAAAAGGTCCCCAGGCCACAGCTGGGAGGTGAGTGCCCTGCCCTgattcctccttcctgccccggTCACCCTGTCCATCCTTCATCTCAGCCAAGCCACGGCGGCCCCGAGGCTATTGCCAGCTCCGatccccaccccctccgcccccccccccgcctccatgTGCCCCCTGACGATCCAGAGCTTCCAGCTGGTGGCAGATGCCAGGCTGGCACCAGGACAAGGTCTTACCTAGCCAAGAGGCCGGTGACTGTCCTCTCCGGGAGATTTCAGAGACCCCGGGAAGCCACCTTTCCGTTCTTCAAATCCGGTGTGGTCAGCATCCACTGGGGTCGGTCGCCTATCCATTCACTTACCCGCTCCCTCATTTGCTCGCTCACTCAGCAaacactgagcacctactatgtgctcccGGGGGGGGGGCAAAGAGGGTGGAGGACGAAACTGACCAGATCCCCCCACGGTCAGGAAACTCACATGGAGGGTGGGGAGACTGTCTGCAAACAGGACCCTGGAGACTATGAGATATTGATCAGTGCTACCCAGGAAATTAAATGGGATGACATCATTTGAGAGGGCCTAGAGCAAGCCCTCAGGTCAGGTGCCCACAGAAGGCTGCTTGTGGGCTCTGAGGGCCAAGGAGGAGCAGACCCTGCAAAGGTTTGGGGAGGGCTttccaagcagaggaaagagaCACCGCAAAGACAAGACCCTGTGTGTCTGAGGGCTGgcggagggtggggtggggagggagcggggaggagcaaagagggatCCAGAGGTGGGTGGGGTCCCTGGGAAAATCCTCTTTCTGGGCGCGCGTGGAAAATAGACTGCAGCAGAGTttgggtgggagcagggagaccAGCCCCTGCCTgagatgggggaaggagaggagagaaggggaagggtcCAGAATAGGTTCCGCAGGGGGAACCATGTGATGGGTGGCAGGCTTTGTGTGTGGAGGCTGAGTGAGAGGAAGGGGTTCGAGATGAGCTTGGGGTTGGGGCCTCAGCACTGGGGAGTCAGGGAGCCTTCTGGTAGGACTGGGTGAGGGGGCATGGAGGCTGGAGGCGAGGAAGGAAGGAGCTCCTTGCTCAGCCTCCCAGGCAGCCCTTGCCGTGGGAGGTGAGGAGGGCTGTGGGGACCCCTCTGCTCtgacagcccccacccctgcctgtctCTGCCCCAGGAGGCCTCCCTGCTGACCCTCGCGCAGAACCAGCAATGGATTTGCCTGGAGACCCTCACTCCAGACACCCAGTATGAACTTCAAGTGCGGGTCAGGCCCCAGCTGGGCAAAAACGAGGCTTGGAGCCCCTGGAGCCAGCCCCTGGCCTTCAAGACGAGGCCCGCAGGTACCAGTGGGCAGAAGGGGTGGGACAGAGCtcaggcaggagaggggctggcTGGGGTGTGATCCGAGGGCAGCTGGCGGGGGAGGCCTGGGGACGGGGTCCAGGGCTCGGCCCCAGCAATGGCAGGGGGATGCTGGAGGGACCTGGGCGACGGGGGCCCTTCTCTaacccctctccctgcttctcctcccacccccggGCAGCCCCAGGGAAGGAGGCCGTGCCCTTTCCTTGGCTGGGCCACATCACCATGGGCATCAGCAGTGCCTTTGGCTTCATCATCTCGGTCTGCTTGCTGGCCAACTGCCGGTACATCGGGCCATGGTAAGcgccctcccttcctgctccttcGTGCTCTCCTCTGACACACGCACCCCTTGCCGGGTTAGGCTCTAGGctgagccccccaccctgctccgaCACGCTGgtgctccctctgccctcccgAGAGTCCCCCCTGCCTAACACCTGGCTTTGCcctgccacccacccccaaaGATGGAACCCTGTGGAACCGGCCTCAGGGGATCTGAGGAAGGAGAGCCCCATGGCAACCCTGCCCCGAGCGTTACTCTCAggagctgagtgtgtgtgtgtgtgtgtgtgtgcacatgccgGCTGTCTGCGCGTGTGTCCTCACGGGTCTCTCTAGGTCCGGGCACGCGTTggtgtatttctttatttcttgagcCCCAGCTCAGTGCCAGGCCTGGGGCGGAGTGCTGGGAATGCAGGGGCAGGCCACACGCATGCAATCTGGAGCCCACAGACCCATGGGAGAAGgcagatgtttatttatttattttttttacttttttttttcaacgtttttaatttatttttgggacagagagagacagagcatgaacgggggaggggcggagagagagggagacacagaatcggaagcaggctccaggctccgagccataggcccagagcctgacgcggggctcgaactcacggaccgcgagatcgtgacctggctgaagtcggacgcttaaccgactgcgccacccaggcgccccatggcagACGTTTATTAATCACACACGAGTACAATGACACGCCACGAGGAGGATGGCAAAGGAAGATGTTCGATGTGTTGGAAACAGACAACAGGGAGAGGAACCTTGGCTGAGGGGTGGCTGGCAGAAGCTTCTCCAAGGAAGTGATGGGTCCCTTGAAATCTGAAGGAGGAGCTAAgcaggcagggtggagggggtTGGGGAGCGCATCCCAAACAGAAGAAACCGGGTGCGCAGAGACCCTACGTgaagggggtggaggagagggctGACCCGACATCTGCGGGGCAGACGGGCTTTCTGGGGCCTTGGGGCTCTGACTACATTTTGAAGCACGTGCCTACAGATACTGGGGCATTCTGCTTGGCAGGCCGAGCACGGGCTGGAAGTCAGCCCCCACTCACTACCCTCCTACAACCGGGTGCCCTTGGgcagtgcacaacctgaaccaccaTCCATGACAGCCTGGACTAAGAGACCCACGATCTgacctctctcctgcctccttcctcctggtTCACTCTACTCCAGACGCCTGGCTGTGTGTGGTCCCTGACCAGTCTGGctcacatgccccccccccacccccgccagccctacattttctctttcacagTCTGCTGCTTTCTGTTTGCATAGAATGCATGATAATGTTGCACACTTGGTTCGTGTCTGTCTCTTCTTAAGATCGGGGGCCTTCTCTGTTTGCCATTCTTGTGTCCCCTCCCTTACTGGGCATTCCCTTGATCCtgaccaaatgaatgaatgtggaggGGTTCGGTACCCTACTTTCAGGGCCGTGGGGGGCTGGCCGGACACCATggcccccttcccttctcatccaccttccctccctccctctctcctgttcagGCTGAAGAAGGTTCTGAAATGTCACATCCCAGATCCCTCAGAATTCTTCTCCCAGCTGAAGTCAGTGCATGGAGGAGATTTCCAGGTAGGACTCTGGAGGTGGAGGCCAGAAGCAGGCACAGCCGGCTTGGGCTGGCCAGAGAGCGGGCAGAGGTGTGAGTGGGTTTGCGCTTTGCGAAAGGAGACAAAATAAGGAAGGGAGTAGcctccagggtgggggtgggcccctttccccagctctgGCACCAGCCTTCTCAGGCTGAATGGCACCTCCCGTCTGAGCCAGACTTACTGGGTTCTAATCCCGGCTCCGCCCCTTCTTGGCTGGGTGATGTTTGGTAAGTTAGAGAACTTCTCTGTGCTCCGTTTCCTCGCCTGTAAAAAGGGGAGGGAAATAGTGTTACCAGGCGTATGGACCCACTGCCTGGGATACAGTAAGTGCTCGAGGGGCCCTAGTGGGAGTTACTGTCACCAGTCTGTCCACCGAGCGGGGCTTGCCAGGTACAAATTCTCCCGACCCCACCACTTGCGCAGACCTTCTTCGTGGGCGCAGGGCTTCCTCGGACCCTGCGCAAAGCCCCGAGCGGGCGCCCTGCCTCGTCCCCGGTGCTAACAAGTCCTCCAGCCACACCTCGTCACTCGACACAGATTCACGGTCAAAGCGCGGGCCCCCGAGAGTAGTAACACTCTGAACCCCATTTCAACCTCAGTCGCCTCCCCTCCCCGAGCCCACACTTGCTTCAGGAAGGAAGTGTCAAGGGAGGTGGGGGATGCGGTGGGCTgcttctctcaccctcccctccccaggctctcTAGATTCcgtgcgggtgggggtgggggtggaaggagaTCCGGAGGAGCCCTGAGGGGCCGGGAAGCCACGCTGGGCCCGAGCTATCAAGAGCCAGAGTTCTCTGTTACCGAGGATCAGGGCCCCTTCTGGAATTCTTTGGAAAACTCCCAAGACTGGGGATCGCTAACCTAAGGTTCTCTTGATGTGCAGGAATGCATCTCCTTAAAATTCTTCCTAAAGCCCTAAGGGTCGTGAGGTCCCCGTCAACAGAGGCATTCATGAAAGCCTTGGCTGACTATCTAGGTTCTAAGGGACTAGGACCTTCCGGGTGGGAGTGAGCTCCTTCCCGGAGGGGTGCAAACCACCCCATCTTCCCATGAGGGCATCCCCAGGCCTAGATGCCTGCCCCCCCGCCCTCGGGTGTGGAAGGGGGGTATCCCAAGGAGGCCCTGGGGAGGCACGATGTGCTCGGGGGTTGGGGCTGGCCAAGAGGGACCCCATCCTCTCCTCTGTGTCGGGGTGGGAGGCCTGCTCCTCTCTGTCTACCCCAGGACCTCCGGCGACAGGGCCACAAGGCCCGCTGCCCTGTCCACGGGATCTGGGAGTGTGCGTGCCAGTGTGTGAGCgtgcgagagggggagagaagctTCTCCTtgcgccctccccccccacccccccgcttcaGGGCACTGTGGACGGAGGCCCTGGGCCCAGGAAGTGGCTGACCACACACACCTCCGAGGGGGGCCGGCCAGGCCCTGGCACACGGGTGCTGGTCACGGGACTGGCCTCTCCTTCTTCTGGCTGCCGGCTGCCGGGCCCTAGCCTCCTCCACTGCCTCTTCTCGCGACAGACCCtgcccagcctccccccaccccccgccccgccctgcacTCTTTCCCTCTACCCAGACCTGCTGGGCACAGGGCTATCAGAGGAACCCATCTGGCCCTGTACTCAGGGGACCACAGTCCGGCTGCTGAGGGCTCCCAGGACAAAGGGCTTGTTGAGGTTCTCAAAAAACCCACTTGAAGCCCCCATcacgcccgcccccccccccccccccccagggatcTGTTGTCCCTCACACCCCGGGTGGTGGCCTGCATTTCACTCTGTGCTAGGAATTCCcaccttcattttcttctttgacaacttcctgccaccaccccccccccgactccccccacccccgccaaggAAGTTGGGAAAGAGGTGGCTCACTGTTGtggaattgaggctcagagaggtgcagtGACCCGCCCCCGGGGTCGCCGGGGCCCCGGACTGGAACGTGGCTCTCCCTGCTCTTGCCAGGGCCCTCCGGATCCCAGAGCCAAGTGGGAAGTGCTCAGGCGGGCACTTTCTTCTCTCCGTGGATGGAGGGCACGGGAGGTGGGGGCTCCACGGCGGcgctgggagggagaggagaattgCGGGACCATCAGGTCCCCGCcagagagttttatttatttattttttcacggCGCCCGGGGCCACTGGCTGTGTGATCGGCCCCGGGGCACGTCCCCTCTCCGTGCATCTGTGAAGTGAACGAGAGTGTGCTCCAGGGCCCTTTCCGCTTCCAACACGGGTTGGTGGATTCTCACACCGGTGCCAGCCCCCACCAGACACACGGAAGATTTTATACCCTGTGCCCGGTGCCTAGATCAGCGCCAGGCTTCACAGCAGGTGCCCCAGAGACAGTCGCGCGCGGAGACAACGCATCCCCCGGGCACCTACAGCAAGCACACTCCCTGAGCTGGCCCAGAGCGTTCCCCAAGCCAGTTGGCGGGCGGGCAGTCAGGGAGGCCTTCCTGGAGGTGGCCGCCCCGCGTGGCCGGTAGTTAGGAGCTGTGGCTGAGAGTCTGGAGGAGGCGTCCCACTCACCTCCCCGCTGCTCTTTCTCCCGGCAGAAGtggctctcctctcccttcccctcgtCGTCCTTCAGCCCCAACACGCCGGCACCCGAGATCTCCCCGCTGGAGGTGCTGGACAGGGACGCCAAGGCCACACAGTTGCTCCTGCTACAGCAGGAGAAGGTGCCCTCCTCGTCCTCAGCCGAGACCAGCGGCCACTCGCTGACCAGCTGCTTCACCAATCAGGGCTATTTCTTCTTCCACCTCCCGGACGCTCTGGAGATCGAAGCCTGCCAGGTGTACTTCACCTATGACCCCTGCACGGAAGAGCCCGATGAGGCTGGGCCCGGGGCGCCTGCGGGGTCTCTCCTGCCACCCCTGCTGCCTCCGCCCGGGGAGGAAGACGCCTACTGCACCTTCCTCCTCGGCGGCCCGGGCCCCCCAAACACGGCCCCGGGGGGCACTGGAGCTCATGACAAGAAGCTGGCCCCCTCCCCGCAGGAGGGAGCTCCCAGAGACTGGGCCCCCCGGCCCCCGATGTCTCCCCCGCCAGGTGCACCTGAGCCGGTGGACATCCAGCCACCCCTGGAGGGCTCCGTGGAAGGAGCAAGAGAGGAgggcccgggcccgggcccgggccctggccctggggagggggtcagggtCAGCTTCCCCTGGGCCAGCCCTCCTGGGCAAGGCCAGCTCAgagcccctgcctcctgcctgacCCTGAACACCGATGCCTACCTGTCCCTCCAGGAGCTGCAGGATCAGGACCCAGCTTGCTCGGGGTAGACGGACGACCCGGCGGGTCACTGCCCACTGTGGTACCAGGCCCAGTTGAGGGCTCGCTGTCCTCAAGGCTTGTCCACTGCCGAGTCACTCGGTTTCTAGCCGTGCCCCGGACATCTCTGCCCAGAGGGCCCCCACCCAACTTAGCACACTTGGCCGTTCACTTCTAAAGACCTCAGTTGCTGCTTCCTGGTCCTACGGCCCAAGTGcagagtgggggggtgggggcaccgtgACTCCCCCACTCCCTCATCAGTCACGGAGCCCCATGGCTTTTGTCCCTGAAGCATCCCTCCTCTTCAGCCCTGCAAGCACTCTTGGGGGAGGGTTCTCGGGGCTCTCCAGGGGTCTTCTCCGCAGGCTTCCTGCCCcatctcccccccctccccccctcccccgcaggaCAATGAGAACAATGAGAACGCTCTTTTCAGGACATAAATATGGTTAAGCTGCTTCCCCCGGTTAAATCCCTGCCATGCCTCCTCACTGCCCTCCGCTTCACTTCTTGGcctggcccctgcccctccagcatcGTGTTGGGACATTCCCTTCTGGAACCCTCCTACTGAGCCACTAGAagctccctgctgcccccacaCCTTGGCACATGCTGTTCCCCGGTGCCTGCAGTGCCTCCCTCATGTAGGGGACAAACCCCCCTTATCCCTCAAGTGTCAGGTCCGCTTCCCTTGGAAGGAAACACTGCTTCCATTCATGTGCCCAGGCTTCACGATTCAGTGCTGGAGGGACAGTTCTCGGGGTCACGGGATGGCTAGACCCAGCGGCTCTGTCACTTCGCCCTTGGGATCTCTCATGACCTCAGCCTGCTTTGCTGCTGTGTCCTTACCACAGTATGGACACAAATAccccggggcggggtgggggagaggaggggacactGGCTGGATGTTTCCATGGAGGTTTCACAGACTCCTAGGGCATGCTGCTGGAAAGTGAACCTCCTGTCAGTGGCAGGTTCCGATGCTGTCCCAGGGAGCCCAGATCTGGGCCCCTGCCACTCCACCCTCTACTGGAAGGACCTCTTCCGTGGCTCCGGGGCTGGCACACCGCCTCCAGAAGAGCAACTCCGTTCACCGCACTTGACACGGGGTACCTGGCATTCCACCGTATCCCCCGGATGAGATAATGAACCGTCTGGAACTGTCTTGCTCGGACTCCCTGTGCCCGGCTGCCTTCACATAGGGGGCATCATCCAACGCACCGAGCACCCCCGGCGCCTTGACCCGTGTGAGGTCAAGACTCAGAGAGGCAAAGCCCCATGCCCGCTAGGCTCCAGCACGCCCATTCCAGCAAGAGGCTCATCCCCTTTACAGTGGCAATCCTCCCCACCAAcgcaaacacacagacacacacagagccgGCCCCTTCCTTCTTGGTGCTCCCCACcacctctccatctctcttcccttctgtctctgGCACTGGTCACACCTGCGATGTCTGTCACAATCTTGCTCCCATACTACCCACCTCAGTCAAGAAAGGACTGCGTCCAAGCTCAGCGGGGCACCAGACAGGTCCTCCAGTTATAGGCCCTGCTCCTCCCTGATTGGGCACTTGACACAAGCCCACCCATAGGCTGACAAGCAGCCTATGAGCTGGCTCAGAAAATAAGCTCTGCCCAATCAGAGAGGCGGGGCCCGAACCGGCCAATCAGGTTACTCTCCGTCTCGAGAGGGTGCACTCAGGGAGGGAGCACGTCCTTGCGGAAAAGGCGCCCTCGGAGAAGGCAGCGGAGGACTTTCGTCCCGTGTAGAGGACAGCGCCGGGCTCTGTTAACAGAGACTTTTGCTGCCAAGGAGGCTGCTGACTGTTCACTCAAGATTCTTGTTTTCCTTATGTCCAGAATAAACTCCCCTTTCCTGAGGTTGTCTGAGTCTTGGATCCTTCCCACGGAAGAGCTTCGTTACCTGGCCAGCTCACGTCCCACCTCCTGCCATGTGATGCCATGTGTTCTGGGCCACAGAGCTCCTTGGTCCTGATCTGAGCCTCAGACCCGAGCTCCGTGCCCAGAGCCTTGCGCTGTGTCCCGGGACCAACCGAGAGGCCGCTCTGCAAGTCAGGTTCCACTTTGAAGCGTTCTTGGGACGGTTACATTTCTCAtttgtaatgtatttattttcagtgatCTGTGTGTGTCATCTCTGTTGCTGTGTACTTGATATTTTCCTGTAACTCCATTCACTATTTTGTTTActtgtatttaaagaaaaatcgtCGTGTTGCTTCCGTGAATGGAGACACCGATATTCTCTGTAAATAAAAGGgaactctaaaaagtaaatacaataaaacaaaatgtctcCATCTGTTGCCAGCTGGAAATTCGCTTTCTTAGTTTAAAGAGGAGATTAgcgggccgcctgggtggctcagtcagttgagcgacggacttcacctcaggtcatgatctcgcggttcacgagtttgagcccccgagtcccgcatggggctctgtgccgacagctcggagcctggaccctccttggggctctgtgtttctctctctctctctctctctctctctctctctctctctctctgcctctcccccactcacgctctatcaaaaataaattaaaaaaacaaaaacactaaaaaacttttttaaagaggaGATTGGCAAGTGTTGGGAGGCTGTTGAAGACATGCCAGCACCAAACAGTGAGAAAGCAAAAGATTATAAGAGGAATATCATTTTCACTAATAGGAGTCAGGTTTCTCTTATTCTGTGCCTAGGCACCTTCTGACATGGTctcatgggaaaataaaaataaaatatcataaatatatgactaatatgtacatttaatataacataaagtaatataatataaactgaatataataaatgt
It encodes the following:
- the IL2RB gene encoding interleukin-2 receptor subunit beta encodes the protein MAVMAAPGLPWCLSLLVLFLSLAIPQASTAVNDPSKLACFYNSKANISCVWSWDGDLQATSCRIHAKPDQRSWNKSCELLPMGPASWACYLILGSPDTQSLTSADTVGMRVMCREGERWRVLMTQKFKPFENLRLMAPDSLQVTHVGTHRCNITWKVRQSSHYIERYLEFEARKRSPGHSWEEASLLTLAQNQQWICLETLTPDTQYELQVRVRPQLGKNEAWSPWSQPLAFKTRPAAPGKEAVPFPWLGHITMGISSAFGFIISVCLLANCRYIGPWLKKVLKCHIPDPSEFFSQLKSVHGGDFQKWLSSPFPSSSFSPNTPAPEISPLEVLDRDAKATQLLLLQQEKVPSSSSAETSGHSLTSCFTNQGYFFFHLPDALEIEACQVYFTYDPCTEEPDEAGPGAPAGSLLPPLLPPPGEEDAYCTFLLGGPGPPNTAPGGTGAHDKKLAPSPQEGAPRDWAPRPPMSPPPGAPEPVDIQPPLEGSVEGAREEGPGPGPGPGPGEGVRVSFPWASPPGQGQLRAPASCLTLNTDAYLSLQELQDQDPACSG